A window of the Gammaproteobacteria bacterium genome harbors these coding sequences:
- a CDS encoding aminotransferase class I/II-fold pyridoxal phosphate-dependent enzyme: MSRISHRIGSISESKTLAVSAKARALREAGHDVIGFGAGEPDFPTPSYIVEAAAEACATPKYHKYSPAAGLPELREAVADKTNRDAGFPVTAGQVLITNGAKHAVFAAMATLLDPGDEVLLPSPYWVTYPEAIKLAGGITVPITADIESGFRVDIDSLEAAWTPKTKILLFVSPSNPSGAVYPPEEVEAIGRWAAEKGIWVVTDDIYEHLVYGDAEYRSMPGAVPDLRDRAVTINGTAKAYAMTGWRVGWMVGPPDVIAAASNLQSHSTSNVCNIAQAAALAALRGGLEPVTSMREAFDRRRRTMYRMLRDIPGIRIREPEGAFYAFPSLEAFLNRPVGGKVSATTAELAEVVLEEALVAFVPGEAFGAPGYGRFSYALGDEELEEGLRRLADLLIG; the protein is encoded by the coding sequence ATGAGCAGAATCTCCCATCGCATCGGATCCATCTCAGAGTCGAAGACCTTGGCTGTCAGCGCGAAGGCGAGGGCGTTGCGAGAAGCAGGGCACGACGTCATCGGTTTCGGAGCCGGTGAGCCCGACTTTCCCACTCCCTCGTACATCGTGGAAGCAGCAGCCGAAGCCTGCGCCACTCCGAAATACCACAAGTACTCACCAGCTGCAGGACTCCCAGAACTCCGGGAGGCCGTCGCCGACAAGACCAACCGTGACGCGGGATTCCCGGTGACCGCCGGCCAGGTGCTGATCACCAACGGAGCCAAGCACGCCGTCTTTGCGGCCATGGCGACGCTGCTCGATCCTGGCGACGAAGTCCTGCTGCCTTCCCCCTACTGGGTCACGTACCCCGAAGCGATCAAGCTCGCAGGCGGGATCACCGTCCCCATCACAGCCGATATCGAAAGCGGGTTCCGCGTCGACATCGACTCACTCGAAGCAGCATGGACACCGAAAACGAAAATCCTCCTGTTCGTCTCCCCCTCGAACCCGAGCGGCGCGGTGTACCCCCCGGAGGAGGTCGAGGCGATCGGACGTTGGGCGGCCGAGAAGGGCATCTGGGTCGTGACCGACGACATCTACGAGCACCTCGTGTACGGAGACGCCGAATACCGATCGATGCCTGGAGCCGTTCCCGACCTTCGAGACAGGGCCGTGACCATCAACGGCACTGCAAAGGCCTATGCCATGACCGGATGGCGCGTGGGATGGATGGTCGGACCCCCCGACGTCATCGCGGCGGCTTCCAACCTGCAGTCGCACTCCACTTCGAACGTATGCAACATCGCGCAAGCCGCGGCCCTCGCCGCACTTCGGGGAGGCCTCGAGCCTGTCACTTCGATGCGTGAAGCGTTCGACCGTCGCCGTCGCACGATGTACCGCATGCTTCGGGATATCCCGGGGATCCGCATCCGCGAACCGGAAGGCGCGTTCTACGCCTTTCCGTCCCTCGAGGCCTTCTTGAATCGGCCCGTCGGAGGAAAGGTTTCGGCTACCACCGCCGAACTCGCAGAAGTCGTCCTCGAGGAGGCGCTCGTGGCGTTCGTCCCCGGCGAAGCCTTCGGTGCACCCGGATACGGTCGCTTTTCCTACGCGCTCGGCGACGAGGAACTCGAAGAGGGCCTTCGTCGCCTGGCCGACCTCCTCATCGGCTGA
- a CDS encoding phosphoserine transaminase, with the protein MGDSAHVPLCLTTSRDFSEYAVNIRIPSHLLPSDGRFGSGPTKVRPEALDALVRIGARYVGTSHRQSAVRDVVHRIRSGLAELFSIPDGYEVVLGNGGATTFWDVAAFGLIDRRSQHLSFGAFSARFASVVAGMPHLEPPQVIESPPGTHPVPEPNPEVDFYALTHNETSTGVMMPLLRPGPGIVAVDATSAAGALPVDMETVDAYYFSPQKAFGADGGLWVALLSPAAIDRIEQIAATGRALPPSLNLESALRNSRLDQTLNTPSLITLFLLETQINWMIEQGGLSWAVERCRSMSSLVYEWADRASYASVFVEDRAMRSPVTVTIDFTVDVAAVSKALRSNGILDTEAYRKLGRNQLRIGTWPATDPADVEALLASIEYVVDHL; encoded by the coding sequence ATGGGAGATTCTGCTCATGTTCCGCTATGTTTGACGACTTCCCGAGACTTTAGTGAGTATGCCGTGAACATTCGGATTCCGAGTCATCTACTGCCCTCCGACGGGAGATTCGGGTCGGGCCCGACGAAGGTTCGCCCGGAAGCCCTCGATGCGCTCGTCAGGATCGGCGCACGCTACGTGGGCACGTCACATCGACAGTCCGCAGTCCGCGATGTCGTACATCGCATCCGCTCGGGCCTGGCCGAACTGTTCTCGATTCCCGACGGGTACGAGGTCGTTCTCGGAAACGGAGGAGCAACGACGTTTTGGGATGTGGCGGCATTCGGATTGATCGACCGAAGAAGCCAGCATCTCAGCTTCGGAGCGTTCAGTGCACGGTTCGCTTCCGTCGTCGCGGGGATGCCGCATCTCGAGCCTCCCCAGGTGATCGAGTCGCCTCCCGGGACCCATCCGGTTCCGGAGCCGAATCCGGAGGTCGATTTCTACGCGCTGACGCACAACGAGACATCGACAGGTGTCATGATGCCTCTGCTGCGTCCGGGCCCCGGCATCGTTGCGGTCGATGCCACGTCTGCTGCGGGAGCGCTTCCCGTGGACATGGAAACGGTCGATGCCTACTACTTCTCACCGCAGAAGGCATTCGGCGCCGATGGCGGACTCTGGGTCGCGCTGCTCTCTCCCGCCGCCATCGATCGAATCGAGCAGATCGCGGCGACAGGCAGAGCCTTGCCGCCGTCGCTGAATCTCGAGAGTGCGCTCCGCAACTCCAGACTCGACCAGACGTTGAACACGCCAAGTCTGATCACGTTGTTCCTGCTCGAGACGCAGATCAACTGGATGATCGAACAGGGAGGCCTTTCCTGGGCGGTCGAGCGCTGTCGCTCCATGTCGTCGCTGGTGTACGAGTGGGCAGATCGGGCTTCCTACGCCTCGGTGTTTGTCGAGGACCGAGCGATGCGGTCGCCGGTGACGGTGACGATCGACTTCACGGTGGATGTGGCTGCCGTGTCGAAGGCACTGCGGAGCAACGGCATCCTCGACACCGAGGCGTA